A genomic window from Desulfovibrio oxyclinae DSM 11498 includes:
- the tmcB gene encoding electron transfer complex ferredoxin TmcB — MKKPVFDRKIEDIGLQTGAGKLTPEKIQKTIQAVLEGETGAKLKVYHETCVRCGLCAKACHFYVSHDGDPTYSPVGKVVQTMTEMIDKKGKVDADFIYRAAQIAYTECNLCRRCVHYCPLGIDTAYIMSTVRRICHKLGVTPQYIQDTAHSHSATMNQMWVKDDEWVDSLLWQEEEARDEFPDLRIPLDKDGADIMYSVIGPEPKFRTHLIYQAAAIMHEAGVDWTMPTLHGWDNSDMAMFTGDFEMMGRLKRDHFECAQKLKVKRIVMGECGHAFRSVYDQGNRWLGWADYPVEVVHAVEFYAELLRSGKIKMARKIPGPVTIQDPCNIIRGRGLMEELRYVVHEIAEEVIEMTPNQEHNFCCAAGGGVINCGPPFKNVRVKGNKAKAEQLKGAKEQGADICIAPCHNCHGGLEDIIHGYDLGMELKFIGDIIYANMVKTKAVEE, encoded by the coding sequence TGAAGAAACCAGTTTTCGACAGAAAAATCGAGGACATCGGGCTGCAGACCGGAGCCGGTAAGCTTACGCCCGAAAAGATACAGAAGACCATTCAGGCCGTGCTTGAAGGCGAGACCGGCGCCAAGCTGAAGGTCTATCACGAAACCTGCGTGCGCTGCGGCCTGTGTGCCAAGGCCTGCCACTTCTATGTCTCCCATGACGGCGACCCGACCTACTCTCCTGTGGGCAAGGTCGTGCAGACCATGACCGAGATGATCGACAAGAAGGGCAAGGTCGATGCGGACTTTATCTACCGCGCCGCGCAGATCGCCTACACCGAATGCAACCTGTGCCGCCGCTGCGTGCACTACTGTCCGCTGGGCATCGACACCGCGTACATCATGTCAACCGTGCGCCGCATCTGCCATAAGCTGGGCGTGACGCCGCAGTACATTCAGGACACCGCGCATTCCCATTCCGCCACCATGAACCAGATGTGGGTCAAGGACGATGAATGGGTGGACTCCCTGCTCTGGCAGGAAGAAGAGGCCCGCGACGAGTTCCCGGACCTGCGCATCCCGCTGGACAAGGATGGCGCGGACATCATGTACTCGGTCATCGGACCCGAGCCCAAGTTCCGCACGCACCTGATCTATCAGGCCGCCGCCATCATGCATGAAGCCGGTGTTGACTGGACCATGCCGACCCTGCACGGCTGGGACAACTCCGACATGGCCATGTTCACCGGCGACTTCGAAATGATGGGCCGTCTGAAGCGCGACCACTTCGAGTGTGCGCAGAAGCTCAAAGTCAAACGCATCGTCATGGGCGAATGCGGTCACGCCTTCCGCTCCGTGTACGACCAGGGCAACCGTTGGCTCGGCTGGGCCGACTACCCGGTTGAAGTGGTCCATGCCGTCGAGTTCTACGCAGAGCTGCTGCGCTCCGGCAAGATCAAGATGGCCCGCAAGATCCCTGGCCCCGTGACCATTCAGGACCCCTGCAACATCATCCGCGGCCGCGGTCTGATGGAAGAACTGCGCTACGTGGTTCACGAGATTGCGGAAGAGGTCATCGAAATGACGCCCAATCAGGAGCACAACTTCTGCTGTGCGGCTGGCGGCGGCGTCATCAACTGCGGTCCTCCGTTCAAGAACGTCCGCGTCAAGGGCAACAAGGCCAAGGCCGAGCAGCTCAAGGGCGCCAAGGAACAGGGCGCCGATATCTGCATCGCCCCGTGCCACAACTGCCACGGCGGTCTTGAAGACATCATTCACGGATACGACCTCGGCATGGAGCTGAAGTTCATCGGCGACATCATCTACGCCAACATGGTCAAGACCAAGGCTGTCGAGGAATAA